A DNA window from Candidatus Sulfotelmatobacter sp. contains the following coding sequences:
- a CDS encoding ABC transporter ATP-binding protein encodes MNAERAPLGLTVEALCAGYGDTQVLWDVSLEIRPGEIVALVGSNGAGKSTLLGAISGVVSTWSGGARVGDRTLTGMAPDQIVAAGVLQVPQGRRLFGGLTVEENLRMGAYLRRDREVEADLERILGLLPRLRERYGFLAGRLSGGEQQQVAIARALMARPRVLLIDEMSLGLAPVLVDALLGLLAQINAGGVSILIVEQDVQTALEVSTRAYVLETGRIVLSGPSAQLLDDPAIRKAYLGV; translated from the coding sequence ATGAACGCGGAACGTGCGCCGCTCGGGCTGACGGTCGAAGCGCTGTGCGCGGGCTACGGCGACACGCAGGTGCTGTGGGACGTCTCGCTCGAGATCCGGCCCGGTGAGATCGTCGCGCTGGTCGGCTCCAACGGTGCCGGCAAGTCGACGCTGCTCGGTGCGATCAGCGGCGTCGTCTCCACGTGGAGCGGCGGCGCGCGCGTCGGCGATCGAACGCTGACCGGGATGGCGCCCGATCAGATCGTCGCCGCCGGCGTCTTGCAGGTGCCGCAAGGTCGGCGGCTCTTCGGCGGCTTGACGGTCGAGGAGAACCTGCGCATGGGCGCCTACCTGCGCCGCGACCGCGAGGTCGAGGCCGACCTCGAACGCATCCTCGGGCTCTTGCCGCGCTTGCGCGAACGCTACGGCTTCTTGGCCGGCCGGCTGTCGGGCGGCGAGCAGCAGCAAGTGGCGATCGCGCGCGCGCTGATGGCGCGCCCGCGCGTGCTGCTGATCGACGAGATGTCGCTCGGGCTCGCGCCGGTGCTGGTCGACGCGCTGCTGGGGTTGTTGGCGCAGATCAACGCCGGCGGCGTCTCCATCCTGATCGTCGAGCAGGACGTGCAGACCGCGCTCGAGGTCAGCACCCGCGCCTACGTGCTGGAGACCGGGCGCATCGTGCTCAGCGGGCCGTCGGCGCAGCTGCTCGACGACCCGGCGATCCGCAAGGCGTATCTCGGCGTCTGA
- the add gene encoding adenosine deaminase: protein MTTNATHETLDPRLAARLRAMPKAELHVHVEGTLDPETSWTIAQRNGIALPADSLEAWRAFFAFRDFGHFLEVYVAAASALRTVEDYALMIEHFYAHQARQNVRYCEAFLSGSLALATVGAEGLLEAIARGAERGEAATGVRAAFIPDISRELPHTQAAVTDLVIAGAARGAVIGLGIGGPEQGFPPALFVASFARARAAGLRVVAHAGETAGPDSVRDAVELLGAQRIGHGVRTLEDDALTARLAARALPFEVSPTSNYALGIVAPGEPHPIRRMLAAGLRCTLNSDDPAMFGTDLCNEYALLARQGFSWDELWALNRATLEASFLSAGELARYRAEWDAFAAGLEPLA, encoded by the coding sequence ATGACGACCAACGCAACGCACGAGACGCTCGATCCGCGCCTCGCGGCCCGGCTGCGCGCGATGCCGAAGGCCGAGCTGCACGTGCACGTCGAGGGCACGCTCGACCCCGAGACGAGCTGGACGATCGCACAGCGCAACGGGATCGCGCTGCCGGCCGATTCGCTCGAGGCGTGGCGCGCGTTCTTCGCCTTCCGCGACTTCGGGCATTTCCTCGAGGTCTACGTCGCGGCCGCCAGCGCGCTGCGCACGGTCGAGGACTACGCGCTGATGATCGAGCACTTCTACGCGCACCAGGCGCGGCAGAACGTGCGCTACTGCGAGGCCTTTCTGAGCGGTTCGCTCGCGCTCGCCACCGTCGGCGCCGAGGGGCTGCTCGAAGCGATCGCGCGCGGCGCGGAACGCGGGGAGGCGGCCACCGGCGTGCGCGCCGCCTTCATCCCCGACATCTCGCGCGAGCTGCCGCACACGCAAGCCGCGGTGACGGACCTGGTCATCGCCGGCGCCGCGCGCGGCGCCGTCATCGGCCTGGGAATCGGAGGCCCGGAGCAGGGCTTTCCGCCGGCCCTGTTCGTCGCGTCGTTCGCGCGCGCACGCGCCGCCGGGCTGCGCGTCGTCGCGCACGCCGGCGAGACCGCCGGCCCGGACAGCGTGCGCGACGCGGTCGAGCTGCTCGGCGCGCAGCGCATCGGCCACGGCGTGCGCACGCTCGAGGACGACGCGCTGACCGCGCGGCTGGCCGCGCGCGCGCTCCCGTTCGAGGTCTCGCCGACCTCGAACTACGCGCTCGGCATCGTCGCGCCCGGCGAACCGCACCCGATTCGCCGCATGCTCGCGGCCGGCTTGCGCTGCACGCTCAACTCGGACGACCCGGCGATGTTCGGCACCGATCTGTGCAACGAGTACGCGCTGCTGGCGCGCCAGGGCTTCTCGTGGGACGAGCTGTGGGCGCTCAACCGGGCGACGCTCGAGGCGTCGTTCTTGTCCGCCGGCGAGCTGGCGCGCTACCGCGCCGAGTGGGACGCCTTCGCCGCCGGCCTCGAACCGCTCGCGTGA